In a single window of the Micromonospora sp. WMMD1155 genome:
- a CDS encoding MDR family MFS transporter — MTTEASDAPVLNRQQIRLLMVGLMTGMLLAALDQTIVGTALPTIVGELGGINHYSWVVTAYLLASTASTPLYGKMADLYGRRPVFLFSIGTFLVGSLLAGLSQNMTQLIITRGIQGLGAGGLLTLAFTIISDVVSPRERGRYQGLFGAVFGISSVAGPLVGGYFAETDWRWIFYINVPLAVLAIVVCYHVMRLIPFERRDHSIDWLGAGLLVAGVSALLLALSWGGNEYAWGSGVIISLFVVGAVLGVLFVLQEARVAEPILPLRLFRSATFALANSALLIIGLVMFGSIIFIPLYLQIVKGASPTRSGLLMLPMMAGIIITSILTGRAMTRIGRYKWFPVAGSVTLLVGMFLFTSLEVTTSLWVAFGFMVVIGVGLGLCMQSLILAVQNAVSVRDLGAGTSSATFFRSLGGSFGVAILGTVLSSRLTGGLADRLPGAIAQLPPEEQAAVAASGGSNISINDPATILALPAPVRAAIQGAFVDALDMVFLTAGVIAILAVVVTLTLPNTQLRGAGPQGATGGADPLGGKAPSPGGKPLTRESKDEAAADMEAKSQTMI; from the coding sequence AGCAGATCCGACTGCTCATGGTCGGTCTGATGACCGGGATGCTGTTGGCCGCGCTCGACCAGACCATCGTCGGCACAGCCCTGCCGACAATCGTCGGCGAGTTGGGCGGGATCAACCACTACTCGTGGGTGGTCACCGCGTACCTGCTCGCCTCGACCGCGTCGACGCCGTTGTACGGCAAGATGGCCGACCTGTACGGGCGCAGACCGGTCTTCCTCTTCTCGATCGGCACGTTCCTGGTCGGGTCGTTGCTGGCCGGGCTGTCCCAGAACATGACCCAGCTGATCATCACCCGGGGCATCCAGGGCCTCGGTGCGGGTGGTCTGCTGACGCTCGCGTTCACCATCATCTCGGACGTGGTGTCCCCCCGGGAGCGGGGTCGTTACCAGGGTCTGTTCGGTGCGGTCTTCGGGATCTCGTCGGTGGCCGGGCCGCTGGTCGGTGGGTACTTCGCGGAGACCGACTGGCGGTGGATCTTCTATATCAACGTGCCGCTGGCGGTCCTGGCCATCGTGGTCTGCTACCACGTGATGCGGTTGATCCCGTTCGAACGCCGGGACCACTCGATCGACTGGCTCGGTGCCGGCCTGCTGGTCGCCGGGGTGAGTGCGTTGCTGCTCGCGTTGAGCTGGGGCGGCAACGAGTACGCCTGGGGCTCCGGCGTGATCATCAGTCTGTTCGTCGTCGGCGCGGTGCTGGGGGTGCTCTTCGTCCTCCAGGAGGCCCGGGTCGCCGAACCGATCCTGCCGCTGCGGCTGTTCCGCAGCGCCACCTTCGCGCTGGCCAACTCGGCGCTGCTCATCATCGGTCTGGTGATGTTCGGCTCGATCATCTTCATCCCGCTCTACCTGCAGATCGTCAAGGGCGCCTCGCCGACCCGCAGCGGTCTGCTGATGCTGCCGATGATGGCCGGCATCATCATCACCTCGATCCTGACCGGCCGCGCGATGACCCGGATCGGCAGGTACAAGTGGTTCCCGGTGGCCGGTTCGGTGACCCTCCTCGTCGGCATGTTCCTGTTCACCAGCCTGGAGGTGACCACCTCGCTCTGGGTGGCCTTCGGGTTCATGGTGGTGATCGGCGTCGGGCTGGGCCTGTGCATGCAGTCGTTGATCCTCGCGGTGCAGAACGCGGTGTCCGTACGCGACCTGGGCGCCGGCACCTCCTCGGCGACCTTCTTCCGGTCGCTGGGCGGCTCGTTCGGGGTGGCGATCCTCGGCACGGTGCTCTCGTCCCGGCTGACCGGCGGACTCGCGGACCGGCTGCCCGGTGCGATCGCGCAACTCCCGCCGGAGGAGCAGGCCGCGGTGGCGGCGAGTGGCGGCTCCAACATCTCGATCAACGATCCGGCGACCATCCTGGCCCTGCCGGCGCCGGTGCGCGCGGCCATCCAGGGAGCCTTCGTCGACGCGTTGGACATGGTCTTCCTGACCGCCGGCGTGATCGCGATCCTGGCGGTGGTGGTCACGCTGACGCTGCCCAACACCCAGCTGCGCGGTGCCGGCCCGCAGGGCGCAACCGGTGGCGCGGACCCGCTCGGCGGTAAGGCGCCCTCCCCGGGCGGTAAGCCGCTGACCCGCGAATCCAAGGACGAGGCCGCCGCCGACATGGAGGCCAAGTCCCAGACGATGATCTGA